TGCCAAAAATGAATCGCGTGTTGGCATCGGTAGCAAATGCCACAAGTTGATGCGGGGCAACCTTCACTTCGGAAAGCATCGCTCGACAAAGTGCTCTGGATTGCAGCGCCGTGAGAAGCTGCAGCGCAGGTTGCACTTCAGCTGAATCCAGCGCCCAGAAGCGACGCTGCACGCGGCGCACCGTCTCAAAGCCAGAGAGTATGGGCAAGCGCTGCGAACCCAAGAAGGCCGGCTCTGCATCGGCTAACAGTCCATCATCACCTACGAGCTTCAGCTGTCCTGAAACTACCGTCAGAGCGACAAACTGGCGCTCCACGATTTGAACACGAATCGTGTTTGGAAATTCTTTAGTAGCAATGGCTCGCTTAATCAGCACATTGGCTTGCAAAGTCTCTTCAATCTCTGCTAAGCTCACCTTTGAAAGCTCTCTGCCAAGCCAACTGCTCAAAGTGGCTTCAATCGCTTCAGTTCTTGCCAAGCGATTGCCGGTGATGACAAAGGCGCTCAGCGGTAAGTGCTGCGACCACACGCTTGCCAAAATGCCCAGCATCGTAAGCCCTGCCACTGCGGTAACAGCCCACCTGACCATAGAGGGCTCTGGCGCATTCGCCGCTGCGGTGCGCAAAGCAGAGACATCGGTGTGACTGATTGCAGCGCCTGTGTGCGACGGTTCGCTTGATTCAGATGATACCGCTGCGTCACTGATTGATTCTGCTTTCGGCGAAGGCGCGGCATACTCGCCTTTTGGTGCTGGCGGTGGCGTCTCGCTGAGTGGCGACATCGCCACGAACTGCTTGGGCACAATATCTTTTTCACTCATCTCACTCATTGCATCAGCAGAACGTCGGTGTGTTCAAAGCCAATAAGTTTGATTTCTAATTCAAGCGTAATGCCGAATTTTGCTTTAACGGCTTCACGAGCAAGGTGAATAAGCGCCAGCACGTCTTTGGCGGTTGCATTTTGGACATTCACGATGAAGTTGGCGTGCTTGTCTGAAATTTGTGCGCCGCCGTGCCGCACCCCTTTCAGCCCACAGGCTTCAATTAGCGCTCCTGCATAACGTGGGTTGCCCGCTTCATCAGGCGGTGGATTTTTGAAAATGCTGCCTGCATTCGGCAAGCTAAGCGGTTGCGTGGCACGGCGCTTTTCCATCCACGCCTTTCGACGCTGCATGGCCAATTCTTGCTCGGCTGGCGTTAGCCGTTGAAGACGCATCTCAACTGCCAGAATCACATCGTGCTGCAAATCGGTGTATCGATAGTCATAGTGAATGTCAGCCTTTTGTAGGCGCACAATACGCCCGTTCCGAATCACTTCGACCCACTCAATAAGGTCAAAAATTTCTCTACCATATGCGCCAGCATTCATCAGCACGGCACCGCCTAAACTGCCCGGCACACCCGAGAGATTTTCTAAACCGCCCAAGCCACGTTTCAAGGTTTGCATAGCCAGTGCAGGCAGGTCTGCGCCCGCTTCAGCATAGACCGTTTCGCCTTCGATAATGACCTTTTCCAAATTGTCGCGCAGCGAGATGACTGCACCACGCACACCCTCGTCGCTGATGAGAATGTTGCTGCCACGACCTAAGACACAGTAAGGCAGCCCGCGCTCGTAAAAAAAGTTCACCGCTCGAAGCACATCTTCCTTGTCAATTGGTCTTAGGAAAAAATCTGCCTTGCCACCGATTTTGAAGCTGGAGTATGGAGCGAGTTCTTCGCCCAAGCGAATTTCTCCGCGCACGGCTCGCACAAGGTCTTCCCGCACAATCATTTCAAGCTCAGTGTTCGAGTTGTGTAGTCAATAATGAGTTTATGCCCTTTGAAAAAGGGAAAGCCTAAAATCATCTCAACTTTTCGCTTCGGCGAGATGCCGACGAGGTTAAATTGATTGTGAATCATGGACATATCCATTACTGCGACACGTAAGCGTTTAGCAACCACTTGGTCTAATCGGATTTCATTGACGCGCACAAATTCAATAGAAATGGCGCCGCCAATGCCGTGTGCACTTTTTTCTTCGCTGGGCACTTCAATTGGCTTGAACTCCATCTCGCTAGCGATGTTCTGCGTGATAACACAGCCCGTTGCGCCTGTGTCGACAATAGCAGTTACCAGCCGCGATTTTTTTGCGCCAACAATTTCCGCCTTAACCAAAATGAGCGGCAATTGCCTCGACGCCAGTTGAAATTGAATGGACATTAGAGACTTCGTCCTTGTTTTTTGAGTTCGTCGACCACTTTGTCTGCAAATTTGGTAATGTCGCCTGCACCCATTGTGATAACCATATCGCCTTCCTGTGTGGTCTCTAAGACCGCTGCCAAAAGCAAGGTTCTATCTGGCACAAAGTGCACACGACGATGGTTTAATTTGGCCAGTTCATCAGCAATTATTTTGCCTGAGACGGTTGGGAAGTCTTCCTTTTTTTCTCGCGAGGGATAGACTTCCGTGATGAACACCGTGTCAGCTAAGCTGAGCGACGCAGCAAAGTCAGGGGCAAAGTCTCTGGTGCGCGAATACAGGTGCGGCTGAAAAACGGCAAGCAACCGTCGATTCGGCCAGCCTTGACGCGCTGCGTCCAGTGTGGCACGCACCTCGGTTGGGTGATGCGCATAGTCATCGACCACGATAATGCCACTGGTCGGCTTGCACTTGAGCTGAAAGCGCCGCCGCACAGGGTAAAACTGCTGAAGTGCGGCACGAACCTCTTCGAACGCTAAGCCAATTTCTTCTGCAACGGCTAGTGCGGCAAGTGCATTCTTCACATTGTGCGTGCCGACCGTATGCAGTTCCAGCGTGCCTAACTCTTTGCCACGATAGCGCACTTTGAAGTAGGTCTCCGTTTGCCGCTGCTCAACACTATGCGCGACATAGTCGCAAGTATCGCTGAGACCGTAGGTAATCACCTTCTGCTGAAAGAGATGTGCGATTTCCATAATCGTAAATTCATCGCCGCAACAGACAACGGCCCCGTAGAACGGGACTTTGTTGGCAAACTCTACAAATGCAGCCCGCACATCGTTAAGGTCTTTGTAAGTGTCTAAATGCTCCGCTTCAATGTTCGTAATCACCGCAATCGTAGGCGTCAGCTTCAAAAAAGTGCGGTCGTATTCATCAGCTTCAACAACCATAAAATCACTATCTCCGACAATCGCGCTGCCCTGCATTTGCGTCAGATTCCGGAAGTAATCGGAAATACCGCCGATAATGACAGTAGGACTAAGCCCGCACTCCTGCAGCACGACGCCAATCATCGTGGTCGTGGTGGTCTTGCCATGCGTGCCCGCAACGCAGATGCCAATTTTGTGACGCATCAATTCACCGAGCAGCTCATCGCGCTTGATAACGGGAATGCCACGCAGCCTTGCTTCTACCGTCTCAGGATTGGCCTCGGGATTGACTGCCGATGAGTGTGCTACCACATCTGCGCCTGCAATGAACTCCTTGCTATGCCCAATGCTCACCTTAGCGCCAAGTGCCTTGAGCCGTTCTGTAATCTCGCTTTGCTGCTGGTCGGAGCCGCTGACTTCAAAGCCAAGCCGAAGCAAGACTTCAGCAATAGCACTCATTCCTGCGCCACCGATGCCTACAAGGTGCACATGTGTGGTGCGTCCTAGTAGGCGGTATTTGATATGTCTTGTCTTCACGGCTCGCTATTGTGATGCTTTGGTGTCTTCGTTCTGCTCAGCTTGAAATGTTTTTGCCAAGCGAATGACGCGTTTTGCAATTTTTTCAGCCGCATTAGGCTTAGCATGCTGTTTGGCGTTTGCTCTAAGCAAAGCTTGCTGAGCTTCATCTTCCAGAAGCGCAAAGACCTTTTGCTTCGCTGCGTCTGTGCGAATGTCTTTATCCAAAATCAGTTCCGCTGCGCCACTTTCAGCTAAGGCTTCGGCATTGTGGAGCTGATGGTTGGCGGCAGCAAAAGGATAAGGCACTAAGATGGCTGCAGCCCCAACGTTGCATAGTTCTGCAAGTGTTGAAGCGCCCGCACGACAGAGCACCACATCCGCAGCAGAGTAAGCATAGTCCATTCGGTCAATGTAGGCGCCCAGCCAGAGATGCTGGCGTGTGCCAACGCGCGCCGCAATGGCTTCGAAGTCCAATTTGCCTGTCTGCCAAATCACGTTGAAGCGTAGTAGGGCTTCGCTGAGCCAGCTTTCCAGCGCTTGATTGAGAGAGCGTGCGCCCAAGCTACCACCAAAAACAAGCAATGTCTTGCGAGTAGCATCTAATCCAAAAAATTGGCAGGCTTGCTCCTTAGGATGCAAAGCCAGCGCCCGAGTCGGATTGCCAGTGACGAACACATTATCTTGGTCGAAGTAATCCAGCGATTCCAAGAATGAAAGGTGAACTTCATCAGCATGTTGCGCAAGGAAGCGCGTGGCAAGCCCAGGCTTTGCATTTTGTTCCTGAATTAGTGTGGGAATTCCCCAGCGCTGCGCTTGCCAGACTACTGGCGCACTGACATAGCCCCCTGTACCAACCACCACATCGGGTTCTTCTTGAAAGAAAAGCCGCTTGCACTCATTTAGGCTTTCATAGAGGCGAAACGGAAACTGCAAGTTGTCAAAGAACGCTTTGAGTGAAACGCCGCGCCGCAAACTTGGCGCAGAAATTAGATGCAGCGGGAAGCCTAACTTGGGCACTTCCGTTGCTTCAATGCCGCGTTCTGTGCCTACAAATGAAATGACCGCCTTAGGCTCCAGCTTCAAGACAGCCTCAGCAATGGCTACGGCAGGATAGAGATGCCCACCTGTGCCCCCGCCCGCAAAAATGATTCTCATCGCTCGCTTGCATTGACCGCATCACTTTTGTAAGCTTTTTTCGCTAACCGCTTGCGCTCACGCGAGATGCTAAGCAGCACGCCTACGCCAAACGCATTGAAAAGCATTGCACTGCCGCCGAAGCTCACAAATGGCATTGGCAAACCTGTGGTGGGCAAAAGATGACACGCCACACCGGCATTGATGAACGCATAAAGTCCGATTGCCACAGTAATGCCATAGCCTAAGAACTTGCCAAAGTCGTCCAGTGCGCTTTGTGCAATCAAGACACCACAAGCAACCACGCCCCCAAAGAGCATCAGCAGCACAACCGCACCGATAAACCCATACTCTTCTCCGAAGACTGCAAAGATGAAATCGTTGTAAGAAGCAGGCAGAAAAAGCTCACGCTGCTTGCTTGCGCCGATGCCAAGTCCAGTCAGTCCACCATTCCCCAGTCCGATAAGAGCTTGCTCGATTTGGTAACTGACCTTTTCGCTGCCAGCGCCGATGAAAGCCATCAGTCGCTCTTTGCGATAACCCACTAAGGCAAAACTGGCGGCAAGCGGCAAAATAGAAAGCGCCGTTAGGCTCAGGTGTTTTAGGCTTGCACCGGCAATGAAAAGCATTGAAAAACCAATCAGCATAATGACGACGGCTGTGCTGAAATTCGGCTCGAAAGCCACCAGCGAGCCAATCGTGACAATCACTATTAGCATCGGGTAGTAGGCACGCTCCAAATCTTTGATATAGGCACGCTTGTCTGCAATCATCGCAGCTAGATGCATAATTAAGGCATACTTGGCAAGGTCAGAGGCTTGAAACTTGAAGCGTCCGTAGCCAATCCAGCGCGCTGCCCCGTCAATAACCTTTAGCCCTTTAAGCACAAGCAACGCTGCCAGTAGAAGAATGCTTACGACCAAAACAGGCTTACTAATTTTTTTCAGCCACTTGTAGTCAAGGCTGCCTACGATGAAGATTACAACCAGTGCCAGCAAGGCGTAAGTTGCTTGCCGCCAGAGAAAGTAGGCTTCGCTTTGAAACTTCGTGGCTCCCCAGCCTGCACCGCTGCTGTAGACTGCCAAAACCCCGATGCACATCAGCACGACGACCAAAAGCAGCAGCAGCTTGCCCGCAAGACTTTCAAAAGTCTTCTCGGGAATCAGGCTGCCAGTAACCCACTGCCCTAGCATACCTGATGCACGCTCACCCTTGCCTGCCGATGTAGCGTCGTCTTTTCCCGAAAGCGACGGTATGTGGTCGACAATGATTGACATATCGTTAATTGGCTAATAAGTTGCCTTTCCAGTGAAGACCCTCAGCCGATGGAGCGGCTCTCTCTCGAAGAGAGACCGCTCTCGACTGAAGTTGCATCACAATTTGAAGGCTATCAAAGAACAGAACGAAAAACTTTGTAGCTACAGACTATTCACAAGGCGCTTGAACACTTCACCACGCTCTTCAAAGCCGCTGAACATATCAAAGCTGGTGCAAGCAGGTGAAAGCAGAATTGTGTCACCCGCTCGTGCCGCTTTGTAAGCTTGTCGGACGGCATCGTCCATCGTGTCTACTTTCTGCACGGCAACTTTACTCGAGAATGTCTCATAGATTTTGTCTTTGGACTCACCAATCGCCACAATGCGCTTCACTTTTTGCTCTACAAGCGGAATGACTTTTGAGTAATCATTGCCTTTGTCACGTCCGCCGAGAATCAGCACAATCGGTGCAGGAATGGTATCTAGCGCATACCACAGAGCATCGACACTGGTGGATTTTGAATCATTAATGAATTGCACGCCGTCCAATTCTCGGACGAACTCTATGCGATGCTCGACGCCCTGAAAGCCTTTGATGCTTTCACGGATAGTCTCAGTGCGCACCTCCATAGCGCGAGCGGCTACTGCGGCAGCCAGCGAGTTATAGACATTGTGCTTGCCGCGAAAATTGATGTTGTTCGAAATTTCTTCTTCCCTCATCAGAACTTCCTTTTGACCGTTGAGCTTCAAGATGAGATAGCCTGCCTTGAGGTAGCCGCACTCGTCAAACGACCGACTAAGGTCGCGCTCGAGGCTAATAGGCAGGAAGCGCATCTTTAATTTTTCTCGCACCGATTTCTGACCAAAGTGCTGCCGAAGCGTATCGTTATCCAGATTCACGACCAGTGCATCGCTCTTGGTCTGCTTTTGATAAATGCGATACTTCGCTGCAGCATAGTCTTCAAAAGTGGCATATCGGTCTAAGTGATTGGGCGTGATGTTTGTAATCACAGCAACCTTGGGCTTGTAGGTGTAGCAGTGCTCCAGTTGAAAGCTGCTGGTTTCCACGACAGCGACATCACGCTCTGTCATTTCATCGACATAGTCTGAGAAAGGCTGACCGATATTGCCGACAGCAAAAGCACGGTATCCCTTTTCCTTTCCATCACGCTCGAAGATGGCTTTGGCAAGCAGCGTAGTCGTGGTTTTGCCATTCGTGCCTGTGATAGCAACGATCTTTGCCTTGCAAAACCAGCTTGCCATTTCAATTTCGCTGTAGAGCTTGATTTTGGCTTTCTCAAGCTCTCTGACCACAGGGGCATTGGAGGGCACGCCCGGACTGATGATACCGAAATCGGCGTCAAAGATTTTTTCCGTATGCCCGCCAAATTCATACTCAATTTTAAGGCGCTTTAGCTCCGACTCAAGCACAGGGTCTTTAAGCGGTTCTCGCTCCGTAAGAAAAACCTTTGCACCGTGCTGCCTAAGCAAGCGTGCGGCAGCCAGACCGCTCCGCTTGCCGCCGATTATCACCACATGCTTGCCTTTGACTTCCGTAGCCTTCATCGCAGTTTGAGCGTAATTAAACTTGTTAGGGCTAAGAGAATCGTAATAATCCAGAATCGAATCACAACCTTCTCTTCTGCCCAGCCTAAGAGCTGAAAATGATGGTGAATCGGCGCCATCTTAAAGACGCGCCGTCCCTCCCCGTATCGCTTTTTGGTGTATTTGAACCACCCGCGCTGAATAATGACAGAGAGCGTTTCAATGAAAAAGATGCCTGCCAGTACAGGCAGGAGCAATTCCTTCTTGATCAGTAAAGCAATGACGGCAATCGCACTGCCTAATGCTAATGAGCCTGTGTCACCCATGAAGACCTGTGCGGGATGCGCATTGAACCATAGAAAGCCCATACATGCTGCGGCAATTGCCAGTGCCAGAATCGTTACTTCCCCAGCTCCCTCGATATATGTGATGTTGAGGTAATTAGCGAACTTGACATTTCCCGTCAGATACGCAAAGCCAGCGAGCGTGAGCACCACAATCGCCGAGCAACCAGCGGCTAAACCATCTAAGCCATCGGTCAAATTCACAGCATTTGAAACGGCGGTGATGATGAAGATGCACACAGGGATATAAAAGCCGTTGTAATCAATAAACCAATTTTTGAAAAATGGCACCTCAGTTTGAGAGAGCAGCACATTAAACTTGGGCACAAGGTAGGTATAGATTGCAACGAATAACCCAAGCGCAATCTGCCCTGCCAGCTTATACCGCTCCGCCAAACCCCCTTTGACTTTCTTCACCACTTTGAGGTAGTCATCATAAAAGCCAACCGCACCCATCCACACCACCGAGACCAAGATGAGCCAACTGAATGAATCAGTTACTTTCGTCCACAGTAGCCCCGCCACGACGATGGAGAGGATGATAATCAATCCGCCCATCGTGGGAATACCAACTTTCTTACGATGCGACTCTGGTGCTTCCTCTTTGATAGGCTCAATCACTTTCGTCTTCAAGTAATCAATGATTTTCGGACCAAACACCATTGAAACCAGAAACGCTGTAACGGCCGCTGCGCCTGCTCGGAATGTGATGTAGTTAATCACGCCAAGACCCGGAATGTCGTAGATGTCGTTTAGATATTTGAGCAAGTAATACAGCATGCGGCTGTGCAGTTTAGATTTGTTTATGCATTCGAAAAGTCTTGCTCTCGCTCTGACAGACCAATGGTGCGCGCCCCTTCTAACAAGGCATTGAGTACTTCTTCCATCTTCATGCCACGTGAGCCTTTGAAAAGCACTGCATCACCCTTTTGCACCACTGCCTTTATGGCAGCGACCAAATCACGTTTGCATAGAAAGTGCTGCACCGTTTTCAAGGCAGCCGCTTCGCAAGCCGCTTTCATTGCTTCGCCATATCCGAAAAGCACATCAATGCCGAGCTGAGTCAAATACTCACCGAGTGCACGGTGCTCAGAAGTGGTAAAGTCTCCCAGTTCCAGCATATCGCCCAAGACTGCAATACGCTTGCCTTGACAGACCACTGCCCGCAAAGCATCTAAGGCTGCACGCATAGAGTCAGGGTTGGCGTTGTAAGTGTCATTGATGATGAGCACGCCGTTATGCTCAAAGACAGCCATGCGCTTGAGGGCTGGGTTGATGTCAAAGCGTTCTAAGGCATCTTTGATGCGCACCAGCGGAATACCAAAGTTGAGTCCAACGGCTGCTGCAGCGAGTGCGTTGAAGACATTGTGCCGCCCGACCAAACGCAGTTGCACAATCTCTTCGGCATCTTGCGTTGCAAGTTTGAAGGTCGCCGTGCCGTGTTCAGTAAGACGAATGTCTTCTGCCCACACGTCTAATACTTCGCGCCGTGCAGAGTTACCTGCGCGAACCGTGCCGTAAAGAATCTTCTGCATCACCTTTTCAGCCACTTGGAGCACATTGGGGTCGTCCGCATTGACAAATGCGCTGCCACCTGTCTGCCCGAGCCACTCGAAAAGTTCGCCTTCAGCTTCTGCGATGGCTTCCACGCTGCCAAAGAACTCAATGTGGGCTTTGCCAATGTTAGTGATAAGCCCATGCGTCGGTTCAGCAATAGCACATAGCATGCGCATCTCACCAGCGTGATTGATGCCCATCTCCACGACTGCAATTTCCGTTTGCTCGCGCAAGCCAAAGAGCGTAATCGGCACGCCAATATGATTGTTGAGATTGCCTTCGGTGGCAACTGTCTCGTAAGTAGAGCGCAAAACCGCTGCTGTCATTTCCTTTGTGGTGGTTTTGCCACTGCAGCCACCGATGGCCACCACTGGCACTGTAAATTTTCGCCGATAAAGCTGTGCCAGCGTTTGCAACGCACGGAGCACATCTTCCACTACCAGCAGTTTTTCGAAGAACTCATGCTGATGCACGCGATACCATGCTTCGCTGACAACAGCAAGACGAGCGCCCTTTTGCAACGCCGATTCTACAAAGAGATGACCATCGGTGCGCTCACCCTTGAGCGCAAAGAAGATTTCACCGCCTTTAAGAGTACGTGAATCAATCGCAGCTACGGGTGCTACAATTGGCTCAAACGCTCCAACCAATTTGCCTACAGCTGCCAAGTCTTTTTCAGAAAGACCGACCACGCTTACCCTCCTTTTGAAAAATGGCTTCGACGACGGCTCGGTCGTCAAACGGATACCTCACGCCACCCATCTCTTGGTAGGTCTCGTGTCCTTTGCCAGCTACCAGTAGAACATCGCCTTGACGAAGCAGCGAAATGCCGTATTCAATTGCGTCCTGCCGATTCGTAATGCGATAAGTGGGCTTGGTGTGCTGCAGCCCTGACTCAATGTCGTCCAAGATTTTCTCGGGGTCTTCGCTGCGAGGATTGTCCGATGTGAGAATTAGCACATCAGCAAGCTGCTCAGCGATACGTCCCATTTCAGGGCGTTTGCCTCTATCACGGTCGCCGCCGCAGCCAAAGAGCACAATCAGTCGACCGCCTTGTGGTAGCACTTCGCGCAGAGTGCGAAGAACGTTCTCCAAAGCATCAGGCGAGTGGGCGTAGTCAATCACCGCACAGCGCTGGTCGCTTGACCAAACTTGCTCCATGCGACCACGCACACCTTTGCACTTCGATATGCCTTGAATGATGCGATGATGCTCAATCCCCAGAGCTAGGCCTGCAGAATACGCCGCCAAGATGTTGTAGAGATTGAATCGCCCAATCATTTCAAAGGAATGCGTGTGCAGCTCGCCTTGCACATTTAGAACAACCGATGTTGACCCCAACTCATAGCGCAGAACCTTAGCAGAGACCGTAACGGCGTTTGGCTCACTGTGCGCTACTGCCCCATTGCTGCAAAGACCGTAGGTCATCACAGGAGCTGGGCAGTCGGCGACAATTCGCTTACTATATGCATCGTCCGCGTTTGTTATCGCTATGGCATCTTTATCCAAGCTGTCGAAGAGCCGTTTTTTGGCGCGAAAGTAGTTCTCCATCGTGCCATGAAAATCCAAGTGGTCGCGTGAGAGATTTGTGAAGACGGCCACTTGAAAACGAATGCCAACCGTGCGCTGCAGCGCTAGCGAATGTGACGAGACTTCCATCACACAATGGGTGCAGCCAGCGTGAACCATTTTGTCAAAGAACTGGTGCAGCTCGACGGCTTCAGGCGTGGTGCGTTCTGCTTCCAAAATTTCATCGCCCAAGTGATACTCTACGGTGCCAATAAGCCCTGTCTTCCAACCGTTTGCCTCCAAGATGGACTTGATGAGGTAGCTGGTGGTAGTTTTGCCGTTTGTGCCCGTGATGCCGACGATGGTGAGCTTGTCGCTCACGTTGCCGTAGAAAGCTTTTGCCAAGACCGCCAGAGCCCAGCGCGAATCTGGCACGACGAAATAACTGCACTCTGGCACCAAAGTCGCAGGCAGTGCTTCGCATACAATACCGACAGCTCCGCACTGCACCGCTTGCTCGATGAAGCGATGTCCATCGGTCTTGAAGCCGCGAATCGCTACAAACAGTGCGCCAGGCGTGGCTTTGCGTGAGTCATAAACCACTGCTGCGACTTCTTTGTCGGCGTCAAGATGATGCGTCTCTTTCGGCATCAAAAGCGATTGAACCTCACCAAGCTTCATTTTTA
This genomic interval from Chloroherpetonaceae bacterium contains the following:
- a CDS encoding FtsQ-type POTRA domain-containing protein; translation: MSEMSEKDIVPKQFVAMSPLSETPPPAPKGEYAAPSPKAESISDAAVSSESSEPSHTGAAISHTDVSALRTAAANAPEPSMVRWAVTAVAGLTMLGILASVWSQHLPLSAFVITGNRLARTEAIEATLSSWLGRELSKVSLAEIEETLQANVLIKRAIATKEFPNTIRVQIVERQFVALTVVSGQLKLVGDDGLLADAEPAFLGSQRLPILSGFETVRRVQRRFWALDSAEVQPALQLLTALQSRALCRAMLSEVKVAPHQLVAFATDANTRFIFGTDGDYERKLDYLETFWKEVIAKKGLRTFEYVDLRYDKRVFAKPIAN
- the murB gene encoding UDP-N-acetylmuramate dehydrogenase; protein product: MIVREDLVRAVRGEIRLGEELAPYSSFKIGGKADFFLRPIDKEDVLRAVNFFYERGLPYCVLGRGSNILISDEGVRGAVISLRDNLEKVIIEGETVYAEAGADLPALAMQTLKRGLGGLENLSGVPGSLGGAVLMNAGAYGREIFDLIEWVEVIRNGRIVRLQKADIHYDYRYTDLQHDVILAVEMRLQRLTPAEQELAMQRRKAWMEKRRATQPLSLPNAGSIFKNPPPDEAGNPRYAGALIEACGLKGVRHGGAQISDKHANFIVNVQNATAKDVLALIHLAREAVKAKFGITLELEIKLIGFEHTDVLLMQ
- a CDS encoding retropepsin-like domain-containing protein, with the protein product MSIQFQLASRQLPLILVKAEIVGAKKSRLVTAIVDTGATGCVITQNIASEMEFKPIEVPSEEKSAHGIGGAISIEFVRVNEIRLDQVVAKRLRVAVMDMSMIHNQFNLVGISPKRKVEMILGFPFFKGHKLIIDYTTRTLSLK
- the murC gene encoding UDP-N-acetylmuramate--L-alanine ligase; the protein is MKTRHIKYRLLGRTTHVHLVGIGGAGMSAIAEVLLRLGFEVSGSDQQQSEITERLKALGAKVSIGHSKEFIAGADVVAHSSAVNPEANPETVEARLRGIPVIKRDELLGELMRHKIGICVAGTHGKTTTTTMIGVVLQECGLSPTVIIGGISDYFRNLTQMQGSAIVGDSDFMVVEADEYDRTFLKLTPTIAVITNIEAEHLDTYKDLNDVRAAFVEFANKVPFYGAVVCCGDEFTIMEIAHLFQQKVITYGLSDTCDYVAHSVEQRQTETYFKVRYRGKELGTLELHTVGTHNVKNALAALAVAEEIGLAFEEVRAALQQFYPVRRRFQLKCKPTSGIIVVDDYAHHPTEVRATLDAARQGWPNRRLLAVFQPHLYSRTRDFAPDFAASLSLADTVFITEVYPSREKKEDFPTVSGKIIADELAKLNHRRVHFVPDRTLLLAAVLETTQEGDMVITMGAGDITKFADKVVDELKKQGRSL
- the murG gene encoding undecaprenyldiphospho-muramoylpentapeptide beta-N-acetylglucosaminyltransferase, with protein sequence MRIIFAGGGTGGHLYPAVAIAEAVLKLEPKAVISFVGTERGIEATEVPKLGFPLHLISAPSLRRGVSLKAFFDNLQFPFRLYESLNECKRLFFQEEPDVVVGTGGYVSAPVVWQAQRWGIPTLIQEQNAKPGLATRFLAQHADEVHLSFLESLDYFDQDNVFVTGNPTRALALHPKEQACQFFGLDATRKTLLVFGGSLGARSLNQALESWLSEALLRFNVIWQTGKLDFEAIAARVGTRQHLWLGAYIDRMDYAYSAADVVLCRAGASTLAELCNVGAAAILVPYPFAAANHQLHNAEALAESGAAELILDKDIRTDAAKQKVFALLEDEAQQALLRANAKQHAKPNAAEKIAKRVIRLAKTFQAEQNEDTKASQ
- a CDS encoding putative lipid II flippase FtsW, with amino-acid sequence MSIIVDHIPSLSGKDDATSAGKGERASGMLGQWVTGSLIPEKTFESLAGKLLLLLVVVLMCIGVLAVYSSGAGWGATKFQSEAYFLWRQATYALLALVVIFIVGSLDYKWLKKISKPVLVVSILLLAALLVLKGLKVIDGAARWIGYGRFKFQASDLAKYALIMHLAAMIADKRAYIKDLERAYYPMLIVIVTIGSLVAFEPNFSTAVVIMLIGFSMLFIAGASLKHLSLTALSILPLAASFALVGYRKERLMAFIGAGSEKVSYQIEQALIGLGNGGLTGLGIGASKQRELFLPASYNDFIFAVFGEEYGFIGAVVLLMLFGGVVACGVLIAQSALDDFGKFLGYGITVAIGLYAFINAGVACHLLPTTGLPMPFVSFGGSAMLFNAFGVGVLLSISRERKRLAKKAYKSDAVNASER
- the murD gene encoding UDP-N-acetylmuramoyl-L-alanine--D-glutamate ligase, with translation MKATEVKGKHVVIIGGKRSGLAAARLLRQHGAKVFLTEREPLKDPVLESELKRLKIEYEFGGHTEKIFDADFGIISPGVPSNAPVVRELEKAKIKLYSEIEMASWFCKAKIVAITGTNGKTTTTLLAKAIFERDGKEKGYRAFAVGNIGQPFSDYVDEMTERDVAVVETSSFQLEHCYTYKPKVAVITNITPNHLDRYATFEDYAAAKYRIYQKQTKSDALVVNLDNDTLRQHFGQKSVREKLKMRFLPISLERDLSRSFDECGYLKAGYLILKLNGQKEVLMREEEISNNINFRGKHNVYNSLAAAVAARAMEVRTETIRESIKGFQGVEHRIEFVRELDGVQFINDSKSTSVDALWYALDTIPAPIVLILGGRDKGNDYSKVIPLVEQKVKRIVAIGESKDKIYETFSSKVAVQKVDTMDDAVRQAYKAARAGDTILLSPACTSFDMFSGFEERGEVFKRLVNSL
- the mraY gene encoding phospho-N-acetylmuramoyl-pentapeptide-transferase — encoded protein: MLYYLLKYLNDIYDIPGLGVINYITFRAGAAAVTAFLVSMVFGPKIIDYLKTKVIEPIKEEAPESHRKKVGIPTMGGLIIILSIVVAGLLWTKVTDSFSWLILVSVVWMGAVGFYDDYLKVVKKVKGGLAERYKLAGQIALGLFVAIYTYLVPKFNVLLSQTEVPFFKNWFIDYNGFYIPVCIFIITAVSNAVNLTDGLDGLAAGCSAIVVLTLAGFAYLTGNVKFANYLNITYIEGAGEVTILALAIAAACMGFLWFNAHPAQVFMGDTGSLALGSAIAVIALLIKKELLLPVLAGIFFIETLSVIIQRGWFKYTKKRYGEGRRVFKMAPIHHHFQLLGWAEEKVVIRFWIITILLALTSLITLKLR
- a CDS encoding UDP-N-acetylmuramoyl-tripeptide--D-alanyl-D-alanine ligase, producing the protein MTTEPSSKPFFKRRVSVVGLSEKDLAAVGKLVGAFEPIVAPVAAIDSRTLKGGEIFFALKGERTDGHLFVESALQKGARLAVVSEAWYRVHQHEFFEKLLVVEDVLRALQTLAQLYRRKFTVPVVAIGGCSGKTTTKEMTAAVLRSTYETVATEGNLNNHIGVPITLFGLREQTEIAVVEMGINHAGEMRMLCAIAEPTHGLITNIGKAHIEFFGSVEAIAEAEGELFEWLGQTGGSAFVNADDPNVLQVAEKVMQKILYGTVRAGNSARREVLDVWAEDIRLTEHGTATFKLATQDAEEIVQLRLVGRHNVFNALAAAAVGLNFGIPLVRIKDALERFDINPALKRMAVFEHNGVLIINDTYNANPDSMRAALDALRAVVCQGKRIAVLGDMLELGDFTTSEHRALGEYLTQLGIDVLFGYGEAMKAACEAAALKTVQHFLCKRDLVAAIKAVVQKGDAVLFKGSRGMKMEEVLNALLEGARTIGLSEREQDFSNA